The Merismopedia glauca CCAP 1448/3 DNA segment CCAAACATTTGAGCCATATACTTGACAGTAGATATGGTTTCAATCTCATTACCTTTCATCCAGTCCATTAACACAAATGTCTTTTGCATCACAAAAATTTCTAAAGCTTCTGGGTTATATTGAATTCCCTCCCTGTGGCTAAATTGATGGGGAACTAACATAGCCGCATATCTAGACAGTTCTCCAGACTTCCAATCTAGTAAAAAAGGAAACCAAGGATAGTAACTATCTAGACGGATAAACCACAGTCTGACTTCGGGAACTTCCGAAAGCTCTCTGGGGTCATCTGGATCGCGAATGTAATCAATTTGTAGCTGTATATGTTGATGATGAGCCGTTAATTCACCACTTTCTTGCCACTTTTCTACGATTTGCTTGACAGGAACAAGATCTAAATTTTGGATTGATTCGGCAGAGATAATAATCTTGAGCGTCATGATGCTAAATTTTGCGCTAAAGTGGTTATGAGTTTAGATTAACTGCTAATCTAACTTAACCTTAATAAAACTTTTTTATCAAGATATCAATAAATTGATTGAAGAGGAGGGTAAACTTCAGCTAAATAACCATAGATTAAGCTGGGGTAAAAGTTAAAATAAGATTGTTAAAGATAACTTTTTAAGATTGGTCGAGGTGAAGGCAAAAACTTATGGAAACTGAAGCGGTAACAATTCAACCATTACGTTCATTAGAAGACGCGATTGAGCGCTGTCAAGAACTGGGTATGCGAGTCAGTCGCCAACGCCGCTTCATTCTAGAACTTTTGTGGCAAGCACAAGAACATCTTTCAGCTAGAGAAATCTACGACAGATTAAATCAACAGGGAAAAGATATCGGTCACACCTCCGTTTACCAGAATTTA contains these protein-coding regions:
- a CDS encoding CRR6 family NdhI maturation factor → MTLKIIISAESIQNLDLVPVKQIVEKWQESGELTAHHQHIQLQIDYIRDPDDPRELSEVPEVRLWFIRLDSYYPWFPFLLDWKSGELSRYAAMLVPHQFSHREGIQYNPEALEIFVMQKTFVLMDWMKGNEIETISTVKYMAQMFGYELDDGFFSLI